A stretch of the Portunus trituberculatus isolate SZX2019 chromosome 11, ASM1759143v1, whole genome shotgun sequence genome encodes the following:
- the LOC123502515 gene encoding piggyBac transposable element-derived protein 3-like: protein MVQPELINTYNKGMGGVDLHDWLIGKYGIAIRGKKWYWCLLTRMIDMTIINSWLLHRLVSDEPITLLEFHRQIAVSYLKAAAVNREKPRFTSSLGLPTPWSLRRDGVQHFITRIGDSKRLRCQLVG from the coding sequence ATGGTGCAGCCTGAACTCATCAACACATATAACAAAGGCATGGGAGGAGTTGATCTGCACGATTGGCTCATAGGAAAGTACGGCATTGCTATACGTGGGAAGAAGTGGTATTGGTGTCTCTTGACCAGGATGATAGACATGACAATCATCAATAGCTGGCTGCTCCATAGACTTGTGTCAGATGAGCCTATAACCCTCCTGGAATTTCATCGCCAGATTGCAGTGAGCTACCTCAAAGCTGCTGCTGTGAATAGAGAAAAGCCACGATTCACCTCATCACTGGGTTTGCCGACACCTTGGAGTCTCCGACGTGATGGTGTACAGCACTTCATTACCCGCATTGGCGACAGCAAAAGGCTTAGATGCCAGTTAGTAGGATGA